The DNA window CTTTTCCCCTCTTTGGAGAAGCAGGTCAATATCTGTGTCGTCAAAATCCGGATTGGCATTGGTTGGCTGCTGACAATTGGGAAAACCCGCTCTCATGCAAAGAATCTTCAAAAAGATTGTTTATATATCGTCGCTATTTAGAAAGCAAGCCTCATGAATCGTTGTTCTATTTTCTGGAACATGTAAACGATTTTACAGAAAAGGAGCAGGCCGTCATTCTTGAATATGGAATGCATTCCTGGCCGTCCATGTCTACCGACCAAATGGATCAATTGGCAAAATTGATCAAACCTAAAAACATACTTTTTCTGTATCTCCTGATTTTCAAAAATGATCGGAATGAAATAACCGCAAAATCAAAACTATGTATTGAAGAACTTGTCAAGAAAAAATCTTCAGCGCAAATTGCATTACCTTCTTTAAGAAAAAATCAAAAAGAATTTTCCTTTGCGCAAATTCTGGAAATCCTTCCGCCTAAATGGATCACAGAAAGGTCCGACGCAAAAAGCATTTTCCAAATACTTTCTCAGGAAAATTTGCTCAATTCATTTATTGAAGCAATCAGAAAATATAAAGATGCGGAGGCTTCTAAAGTTCTGTCACATTGGTTGATTCAAAAGGATGCATTTAAAGAAGATTTGGACATGGCCAAATTGTCCTCTTGCCTGAACTTTGAGACTTTCAATGTCCTTTGTCTGGAGGCTCTCAGGAATTTGGGAGGAAAGATTGATTTGGAGGCATTTCTGCACTTTATACTTGCTGAGAAACATTTCTGGTCTGATGAATTGCTGATAGCAATACTGGATCTGCATCAACACGAACGATTGAGAAGGGAATACGATCTGGAAGTATTTTATGCGATGATTCCCTATCGCATCAATCCCAACTCATCCAGGCTGGAAGAAATTCCAAAATCGCTGCATCATCTGCACGAATCAGTGTTGGGATTTGAGAATGTCCTGCAGTTTAGAAGGCTTCTGAGGAAATAGCCTTTGAATTTATCGATTTCAAAATATTCAACAGGGATGATTTTGTTTCTATCCCTTGACAATTTAATTCCATATCATTGATATCAAATACTAGAATTTTCGAACTGCTCTGATGTGGTACAAGGCAGTATTCTTTCCGACCGTGGCAATGTCTCCTGTACCAAATTGAAATACAAAGGCTGTATTAGCTTTAGCTTCTGTGGATGACCAATAATAGTCAAAATGAGTTATGGGAACGGTCAAAGGGTCACCATCATTATCAGCTATTTTATTGATATAATATCGTCCATTTCTTAACAAATTTAGTTCATCAATCGATGGCAAATACCAGTCTGAGAAGCCATTATAATCATAGTCATTACAAATTTGAGCAGCGCTGGCAGAGTGTCCGGATTGCTTTGTAATAGCATTCGAATTCTCTTGCCCATTCCAAAGGCTTTGTGCGCCATTCCCAATTAAACTGGAACCTACATTGCTCCATACGGTTCCGTTAGAAACGTCATTTAAACTTACTATCAAACCGTGCTCATTACCATCCGGGCCATTGTACACATCAAAAATAATTCCTCCCTGAAAGTACTCGCCAATAAAATGTTTTGTTAGAGTCCTTGCTTTTTCTGAATAGAAAGAAAAGGGTACACTAAGCAGTTGACTATTGCTTTCTAAAGTATAATTATTTCCACCTTTAACATCAATTCTTGTTTTAACAAAATATGGACCATTTCCCCAGTTAATTTTATTTAATGTGCCAAGTACTGAGGTGCCTTCACCTATATTTAAGGTGACTAATCCATTTGCATTCGTTGTAGGAGATTGAAGTTCAACAAATACCTGATTTCCATTAATTGATTTTTCCAATATTGAAATTTCGATTCCAATTTTTTGGTTAGACACCAACGAATTGTCATTTTTTCTAATGATTGCCTGATAGCCTATAAGATCAGGCGTTTGACATACAAGTTGATTGCCAAATTGCAAGAACAGAAAAGAGACAAATAATAATGTTCTCATAAAACTAATACTTTAAAGGTTTTTAAATTAGATTCTTTAACAAATACCCCCAGATAATAAATACCGGGCAAATAATGGTTTAAGTCAATTGTACTGAATGCAAAATTTGAATTTTTACTTTCTAATATTTTTCCATCCCCGCTCATTAAAATATAAGTATGGCCGGAAGGCGCTGTCAATTCTATTAAATTTCCAGATTGATTCAATTGCAATACTTCAGTATCAATTAAGTCTTTAGATTTTGTAAGTCCATTAATGGATGGCTGTTGTATTCCTTCATTTAAATTATTCAAACTGTTGGAAGCATAATTATCAAACACTTGACCGATTGAAAAAGAGACTGCTGTGGTTCCATTTGAAACATGTCCACCTGAAGAGACCGTCCCTGATTGACAAAAAGACCAATTAAAGATGAAAACTCCAATGACCAGAATAAATAATGCTTTGTTCATAATAGCTTAAATCTTAAGTGATCAAAGATATAGAAATATTTGAAAGCACTGATATATATATATATATAATATGTAATATATTGATAATATTTATTTTGTTTAGATTTGAAATAAGTTTTTCAATTAATTTCAGTAACACTATTATTCATAATTTTATTTCGAATAGATTTATGATTAAATTTACCCAAACCTATATTTCATGAATCCAACGCTTATTTTTTTTAGGATTGTTTCTTTCTTATTTTTTCTCACCAATGCAAGTGCCCAAAAAAATGAACTCCTCCTACAAAAAGTTCAGTCACTGAATCAAGCATTGTTATCACAAGACTCTTCCACTCTTCGGTCTTTGTTGCACAAGGAGCTTAGCTATGGGCATTCCAATGGATGGATAGAAAATGTAAATGAACTCATCCACAAAAATGCCACCGGATATTTAAAATATCAAAAGATTGAGGCAGACAGTATTTCTGTTAAATTAATTAATAAAACTGCCGTTGTGCGTTTCAATGCCACACATGACATCATTCTGAACGGCAAATCTATTTCATTAAAGTTGCACGTTTGTCAGACCTGGATAAAGGATAAGAGGAAGTGGAAACTGTTGGCAAGACAAAGCACAAAAGTTAATTAGTATTGTAGTCATCTGCGAATAAGAATCTTCTTTAAATTGGTTATCTTCGTGCAACTCAAATTAAAATTCCATGCGTAATTTTATTTTTTTAATCACTGTCCTCTCTATTGCATCCTGTACCCAGCCATGCGTACAGGAAAAATGTTTGCCCCTAAGTTACTTCCAACCTCAGGATACGGGCATACAAAATGGAGGAATTCGCATGATTCCCATTACTACTCCAAAAGGTAATTTTAAAGTATGGACCAAAAGAATCGGGAACAATCCAAAAATAAAACTATTGTTGCTTCATGGTGGACCAGGCACCGGGCATGAGTATTTTGAATGCATGGAGAGTTTTCTTCCACAGGAAGGAATCGAATTTATTTATTACGACCAATTGGGAACCTGCAACAGTGATAAGCCGACAGACACCAGCCTTTGGGACCTGTCAAGATCAGTAGATGAGTTGGAACAGGTGCGTAAGGCATTGCATTTAGACAGCAGCAATTTGTATTTGTTGGGACATTCGTGGGGTGGAATTCTGGCAATGGAATATGCTCTGAAATATCAACAACATCTTAAAGGACTGATTATATCAGATATGATGTCAGACGCAAAAGCTTATGGCAAATATGCGGACGAAGTGTTGTCTAAAAAACTCCCTGCAACAGTACTGGATACCATTCGTGCCATCGAGCACAGAAAGGATTTTTCAAATCCTCAATACATGGAATTGCTTATGCCTCATTTTTATGAGAAATTTATTTGCAGAATTCCTTTGGATCAATGGCCTGAACCCGTGAATCGCGCTTTCGCAAAATTAAATCAGCAACAATATGTGATCATGCAAGGTCCAAGTGAATTTGGTATTGCAGGTAAATTAGAAAATTGGGATCGGAGCAATGATCTAAACCAAATTAAAGTTAGAACCTTGATCATCGGGGCCACTTATGACACCATGGATCCGGCACACATGGAATGGATGTCCAAACAAATCAGTGGTGCATTGTTTCATTTATGTTCCAACGGATCTCATATGTGCATGTGGGATGATCAGCAATCCTATTTTAAAGGATTGATTGGTTTTTTGAAAACCTGATTGCTGACTTCTATCCACTTTATTTTTTATTTTACTAAATTGAATGCAGTATTGTTGGTGATTTAGAACAATAATCTGACTCCTCGGGAATTTAGATTACCTTACAGATTATTTACCTAAATCAAACAAAATGAAAAAGTTTTTAATTCTGATGCTGGTTTGGGGATTCGTATGCAACCGTTTCTATGCACAAGTCAAAACCAACATCCCTAATTGTCAGTTGTGCAACAAAGATTGAATATTAATGAAGTCTCACCAAATGAATGAATCCAAGAGCAAAATATCTTACCTTAATGCTAATTATAAAAAACTATTTTTTTCGGAGGCATGATCGTCAATACTGAGTTAATTCCAGTTTCTTTTTTATTAATTAATAAGCAAGAAATTATTTTATTTTTTAAAATTATAGCAAGCTATTTACCTAATTACAATAATTTTCTCTGTTTGTTGAAAATTCTTTCCTTGAATCTTTAGTATATAGTCACCATTATCAAATTCACTCGGTAATTCTATGATATATTGAGCTCCTTGTTGTGGATTGAAATGCGAGGTGTGCAATACTTTTCCGGAAATATCAATTAATTCTATATTAAATTTTGATTGATCACTAATTTTTGAAAGTAAAAATAAATGACTTGAAACTAATGGATTTGGGTAAACAGAAAAAGCTTTTACTTTACCTGAATGAATGTCTGAATTACTTACAGCCTTATCGCAACCCGGAACAAGGCATCCTTCTGAATCCAGATGCAATAACCAGCCTCTTGTGACTTGATCCAGGCCATCGCCCACTCTTCCACACACTACCAGAGTATTATAAGGCGTAGTTCTCATACTCTCCATACTCATCCACCAGGCTCTTGTACTATCCCACCCAAGGGGTTGATATAATCTAGTCCAGAGGCTGTCTCCTTGTATTGAACATTTAAATATACATCCATAGCTAGGTTCTGCGAATGGAGGGGTATGAAGTGATCCACAAGTAACAATTCCTGAACTATCTCGAAGTAAACTCATATTATTGATCCATTGGAAATTATCACCAACCATGATCAATGGATGCTGGAACCTGGTCCTCCAATAGACTGTATCCAATTCAGATGATACATGAAATACATGAGGTATTAGCTTATTATTCGGAACATCTATATTATCATTGGTTACTATATAATATCCATTACTCTCATCCTCTTTAATTGTGTAAGCAAATCCTCCATTGGTATAAATATTACCGGATGTTACCAATCTATTATCTCTTAATACATTGCCTAATGTATCAACTTTCAGGTAAATCAACCATCCTTTGTCTGTAAGTTTATTATTTTTTAATTCAATTTCATCTCCGATGAGATGAAAGTACCCTTCCTTGAATCTAATAAATCTTATCCCTATTAGTCTTTGAATATTCTTAACTTTTA is part of the Candidatus Vicinibacter affinis genome and encodes:
- a CDS encoding DUF1566 domain-containing protein, with product MRTLLFVSFLFLQFGNQLVCQTPDLIGYQAIIRKNDNSLVSNQKIGIEISILEKSINGNQVFVELQSPTTNANGLVTLNIGEGTSVLGTLNKINWGNGPYFVKTRIDVKGGNNYTLESNSQLLSVPFSFYSEKARTLTKHFIGEYFQGGIIFDVYNGPDGNEHGLIVSLNDVSNGTVWSNVGSSLIGNGAQSLWNGQENSNAITKQSGHSASAAQICNDYDYNGFSDWYLPSIDELNLLRNGRYYINKIADNDGDPLTVPITHFDYYWSSTEAKANTAFVFQFGTGDIATVGKNTALYHIRAVRKF
- a CDS encoding nuclear transport factor 2 family protein, yielding MNPTLIFFRIVSFLFFLTNASAQKNELLLQKVQSLNQALLSQDSSTLRSLLHKELSYGHSNGWIENVNELIHKNATGYLKYQKIEADSISVKLINKTAVVRFNATHDIILNGKSISLKLHVCQTWIKDKRKWKLLARQSTKVN
- a CDS encoding T9SS type A sorting domain-containing protein, with protein sequence MNKYFLHIFFTISTYVVFAQDRTFFNLIPEIGAVKGQCVFGSIECDSQYIYIVGDEVVSQDSSGRNKKVKPHLTKFDYQGNLIHSKIIPEADFSRPIIDQNYPLFKRNDSIYYYKMYNWDDTTQRFAKNYIIAFDMRFGRIIKKIKVELPFIGDTEYATLSEMSPNSKDLNYVFRNVYSSQFTTDNYIYSYNDSLQQLSRIKVKNIQRLIGIRFIRFKEGYFHLIGDEIELKNNKLTDKGWLIYLKVDTLGNVLRDNRLVTSGNIYTNGGFAYTIKEDESNGYYIVTNDNIDVPNNKLIPHVFHVSSELDTVYWRTRFQHPLIMVGDNFQWINNMSLLRDSSGIVTCGSLHTPPFAEPSYGCIFKCSIQGDSLWTRLYQPLGWDSTRAWWMSMESMRTTPYNTLVVCGRVGDGLDQVTRGWLLHLDSEGCLVPGCDKAVSNSDIHSGKVKAFSVYPNPLVSSHLFLLSKISDQSKFNIELIDISGKVLHTSHFNPQQGAQYIIELPSEFDNGDYILKIQGKNFQQTEKIIVIR
- a CDS encoding proline iminopeptidase-family hydrolase — protein: MRNFIFLITVLSIASCTQPCVQEKCLPLSYFQPQDTGIQNGGIRMIPITTPKGNFKVWTKRIGNNPKIKLLLLHGGPGTGHEYFECMESFLPQEGIEFIYYDQLGTCNSDKPTDTSLWDLSRSVDELEQVRKALHLDSSNLYLLGHSWGGILAMEYALKYQQHLKGLIISDMMSDAKAYGKYADEVLSKKLPATVLDTIRAIEHRKDFSNPQYMELLMPHFYEKFICRIPLDQWPEPVNRAFAKLNQQQYVIMQGPSEFGIAGKLENWDRSNDLNQIKVRTLIIGATYDTMDPAHMEWMSKQISGALFHLCSNGSHMCMWDDQQSYFKGLIGFLKT